The window TGTTCCCCTTGGCTGCCAGGGCTTCGCCCAGTCCGACTACCACGCCATGGCCAAAAATGCCAAAAACGCCATAGACAAATTTAATCTCTTTGCCGTCGACTTCGATGTACTGGGCATCCAAGAAACGCAGCAATGCCTGAGCCATGGTCAGGCGTATGGTCTTTCCCATTTTATATTCCTTGTTTATCAATTAACACGTCTCAGCAGGAGTAGAAATCCGGGCATGGGCCTGTGGCTATGCTCTCAATCTTTCCCGAGCCTTGGGCCTTGACCAGGGCATCGGCCGTAACCGCCGCGAGGTACCCGTCCCAGGCGCTGGGGCCTTTTACAATCCCTTTGGAAGCATTGTTGATCCAGTCCTGTATCTCCACATCGTAGGAATCTATGAAGCGGTACTTCCAGTCTGTTTCAAGGGCGGTGTAGTATTTTGCATCCTGCTTTACAGAAGGGAAAGAAGCCAGAGGCAGTTCCACGCTGGCCCTTTCGCACACCACTTCGCACTTGATATCATAGCCAAACTGGCAGTTCACAAAAACTTCTATTTCGATGAGTATGCCGCTTTCTGTGGTGAGGATCATAATCTGCGGATCACGGAGATCTTTATGGGTAAGGCTGGTCTGTTTCGGAAAGAGCACCTGGGCAGAAACATATTGATCCCCTACAAGCCAATGAAGCACATCAATCTCGTGAATGGCAGTGTCATTTACCGACATTGGGGTATTGTATTCAGTGCCTTTGGCAACATTACGATGGGCGCAGTGTATCATCAATGGCTTGCCGGTTTTGCCCGAAGAGAGGATCTCCTTCATCTGGAGATAGCCTTTGTCATAACGGCGCATAAAGCCCACCTGGGTAAACTTTTTGCCTTTGGCGATTTCCGCATCCACGATTTTCTTTGCATCCGCGCCTGTGGTTGTCATGGGCTTTTCGCAAAAGACCATCTTGCCCGCCGCAATGCTGCCCAGGATTGATTTAGCATGGGCAGGACCCCAGTTTGTAACCATAACCGCATCCACATCGGAAGAAGCAATCACCCCAGTGCCGTCTTTTTCTATACGGGCGCCGCAAACCGCAGCGGCTTTTTCGGCCCTGGGTTTATCAACATCGGTTACTACAGTTACCTTGGCTCCGGACAGTTTGTTCGCTATCCTTTCAATGTGTTCAGTCCCGATGGCGCCAGTGCCAATAACTCCTATCCTCAGTTCCATAAAATCCTCCATAAGAAAACATCCAGCCGGTAAGGCGTGTCGTCAAAGGCTTCCCTTTTCCGCTTCACCAATATGCCCTTCAAAGCTTATATGATACATTTTGCCGCCGTTTCGCGGAACAGCACCGGTGTCATCCGAATAGAGGGCACTTACATATATGCCGGTTTTATCCCAGCCTGTAATGCGCAGGGCATAATATCTATCAGATACAAAATCAGAGGATACCGGCGTGCCCACATTTTCGAGTCCGTCATTGATTTTATAAAACCTGACTACGGCATTATAAGTTGTCGGAGTCGAGGCAGTTACAGGCGTCCTCCCGGCGACTGCCAAACAGACATCATTATTATTCGTAAAAAGCCGTATATCGTCAATTATCATGCCGGGGACAGAAAAGGAATTTGGGCTTACCTGCCAAGTGCCATCGTTATTAATTGCATAAGAATTTATTGTGCTGGCATTGTCCACATTATCCGCAACATATAAATAACCCCCGCCCGCCGCCATTGCGGACAGAAATTCAAGACCTGATATTTCTACCGGAATTGGGGTAACAGAATCATCTTCTAGGGAAAACAGCGAAATACTTCCAGCCTGATTTATGAATACCCGGTTATTAATTCTATCGTATGCGCCACCATAAATTAGATTGCCCGAAACAGGCTGCAAGGCAAAAACAGCAGACGGAACAGGGTAAGAAAATTCCTCAAAGAAGAATGCCCCTTCCGTGATTAACGAAGAAGGATAAAAATCTTCAGATGCGTTTGTATTCCCAAAAACAATCATCCGCCCGTATTTGTCATAATCTATATAGGGAATTTCCCTGGGGCCTGTGGGATTTCTCCAGCCGGTTCCATCAACAGGGCCATATTGGGAATGCGCCAAATGAATATTTTGACTGTCATAATAAAAGTCCAAGGCGCCAGGGGTATCCAAAATCATATTAACTGATTCATCTTTAGGACTTTCTTTGACAGGAGTAAGCACCAGGGGCACTGCGGATTTATAAATTCTTGGGTGTCCGTTTGCTAGGCCATCGGCGGCTACAGCCCGAACTTCGATGGAATAAGACACACCGACAGGAAGAGAAAGAGAATATGTGCCTGTACCGTCAGGAGAACCTTTAAAAGCATACGGCTTTTGATTCGCAAAAACCGTGACAGAAGAAAACAAGGGGAACCAGGAATCTGGATGATCTACTATGCTTCGCCCGTCAGTCCCGGGCCCCAGCCTTATGGTCACGATTCCGGTATCTCTATTTTCGGCAAAAAAGAAAGAACATGAGGCGGCCAGAATCATAACACCCCATACAGCAATAGTTTTTATCAGCCTCGTGTATTTCATAGGTTTACCTCATACTTAATCATCATCAGCTTCTTTAACCGATTTCAGAACACCTTCCCAATACCCCGATTGTGCAGGCGATGGCAGCGGATCATTTATGAGTTGGGCACTGCCGGGAAGCAAGCCGCTGGGTCTAAAAGCAATGACGCTTGCTCCCTTTTTTATTTCCAATATGTATACATCATTTGAATATACATCATCATCCGGATCGGGCCGGAACCAATTAAAAGCAAGCACATAGAGGGTATCTTCTTTCCATCCGAGGATTCCCCAGGGGCAGTACGCATCAAGAGTCTGCTTTTCAATAAAGACATCAGCAGACGAAAATCGAGCCAACGGTATTATCGAGACGCCGCTAAAACCGGGATCTTCAAGAACTCCATAATCGCCATACAGCACCCAAAGGTCATTATTCAAAACCTTTAATTTTATGCTGTCGATTGTTGAAAGATCTCTTAAATTGCCAAAAATAAAATTGTCTAAAGGAACAGGACTGCCATCCACCCGTCCCTCTGAAGTAACTCTTGCGATATTCCAGTGATCCAAAAATTCTTGTGTTCCATTGTCATATTTTCTGTCACGCAAAACAGTATACAAATCGCCGGTTTCAGGATCAGCTGCCAGGGCGTTAATTCTTTTTGACAACGAATAATTTTCAGGCATATTCAGAATATCAAACTGATGGGGAACCGCATTTGGCGATTCGGTATCAATATATGAAATACCCGCGCCACTGGTAAAATAAAGCCTGCCTGTATATGCATCAAAAGTCAAAGCCCCATTACGCATATCGTCATAAGAAGTAGTATCCATGGTCTGCGCATAAACAAGAGGTTCAACTCCTACCCCTGGGATATCCGCAAAACCCCCTAATCTTCTAAGCGTATGATCAAAAACCGGACTGCCTCCATCATAATGGGTAAACAGCCTTCCGTAAGGATCAAAATCAAAATCATGATAAACATCCATTGCGAATGATTCTATTGTATTTGCACCGTCAAACCATTCTGCGTCTACCAAGTCATCCGCGATCCCAAACACAAGATGATAACCGCCACTGTTGTTCGGCGCTGCATAAGGCGCCATAATCATGGTTTCGCTCAGGGTAAAAGAAACCTCTATGAAAGGACTCCCGTTAGGCCCTATAGAAACATTTTCAGCAACGCCGGTAAAAGTACGGGCAAAAGGGAAAAACTCATATTCGGGGTTGGCAAGTTCGCCATACACACGGGAATGGAACACCGGGATATCCACCTTAACGGTATAGCCATCGCCTTGAGGCGCTGCAATATTATAGGTGTCTTTAATCTTCTTTCCAACAGGCCTATATTCCCGTACCACAGCGCCGTTTTTGCTGACAGTGATTATTACCCCCGTTGTCTGCGGATATACAATATCTGTCCCGTGGTTTGGGGGATTAAAAAGCGAGCGCCCCAGGGTATTGCTCAAATTTATGGTCAGGTTCCCTTCATTCCGGGCCTCGGGCTTTTCTATGCCAAAAAAAATACCGCAGGAAACAGCAAAAAAGAGCATCGAAAATAAAAGGGCCAAGCCCGCTGCTTGTTTTTTCATATAATCTCCCGGTTAGTATTAAAAAACATGTTCCCATTCGCTGCCGTTGCCAATTGGAGTATTTGACTGGGTTACACCCAAAGTACGGATATCCAATGTATCAATATACACATAAAAATCATTATCCTCTTTAAACGAACCACTGAGTATATGAAAAACAGTATCGCTTCCGCCCAAAAAACTTCTTACGCAATGGCCGTTAATGATACGGTTATTTTCGCCAAGTCCGAAAAAAGTCATGGTGGTTCCGGTAAAAGGCTCGGAGGTTTCTGTAAAATGCTCGGGCAGCAATTTTGCGACGCCCCCTTTTCCGGGAATAAACGGGTCGGAGCTGCCCATATTGCCATAAAGCACATAAAGCGCATTATTTATTGCCTTCATTTCAAAAATACCAAAACCTTCCGTAAACTCCGAATCATACTCAATCCGGACTTCAGCTGCAACTCCTGAGCCTGAGGGTATTTTATAAATATGATATGCCGGAGACGCTTGATCAAACTGGATAGCCGCATAAAGGGTTCCGTCGGTTTCATCAACAGCAAGGGCATACACGATTCCCATATCAGGCAGGCCGCGGACAGAGGCCGGAGTATAAATCCCCGCTTCATCATCTGTTTCAAGAAAAGAAATTTTGCCTCCGTACAAGCCATAATAGAGGGTCCCGGGCCTCGACTCCGAACCGGGATCAAAGGCCAGGCATTCTATAGGATCGACCGAAGCAGTGCTGGGGAATTTAGTTATCTCGTTGCCTGGCGAAAAGCTTCCGTTAAAACGGGTAACCATATAATCAGGGTAACCGTTAATATCGCCTGTATTGGAGCCCACAAAAACACGTCCATAAGGATCGCTGACAATTTGGGAATAATCGGCCATGTTCAATTCAATCATTCCTCCGAAACCATCCCCAAGTGAAGCGGGATCGGGGGTAGACAACAGGGTAAAGACAAGATTGCCGTCATCAAAATGCGGTACCGCTATCATGGTTTCGGAAAGCCGGAGATTCACGGTGACATTCATGGCCTGCCCTTTGACATCTACCCCAGAAATTGAACCGGAGAAGGTTTTTGCAAAGGGGTAATAATCGGCGCCCAAAAATTCTATATCATGAATAACCGTACCTTTAATGTGTATGGTATAGGCGTTCCCCGCACTGTAGGGCACAGAAAAACTGAAAGTCTTTGAATCGTTAAGAGGGCCTTCTTCTATCGTATTCCTGGAATTTCTTATGCTTATGTAAACATCTTTCAGGGGAGGAAGCGCTTCAGGAAGGGTCAAAAAACTGCGGGCGCTGTTTTGGCCAAGGGAAATAACAAGATTTGTTTTTTCCGCATCGCCGTTCTTGCCGAAAAACATTCCGCAGGATGAAAGAAGGAATACTGCAAAGATTAAAATTATCAGGCTAAAAGATTTAATTTTCATTTTTACCATTCCAGTCTTATATTGGCATCACCGGAACTGTCTTTTATCCAGCCGCCGCCTATTGCCCCAAGGCCCGTGCCGGGACCGGAAGGATTGAAGAAGCCTCCTCCTATGCCAATAATTGAATTGCTGAAAATGCCTGGCCCGGATGAAGGGGGAAGGCTCGAATTCGATTCAATCCCTATAGGGAGATCCGGGGTAAGGCTGGAATTCGCTGTCTCCACGGGATCTGCGGTTCTTCCGGAAGAATCCACGTAACTCGTCTGGCCATTGCCGACATACGCGGGGATACCATCAGCGCCAAGATAAATAATGGTTCCTTCGGGGACAGAGACATTAAAAGAGTCGAGGTTGATAATGGTACCCCGTACGGACGCTGTCGCGCTGGGGCTGCGGATGGTAAAGTTGGTTTTTCCGCCCGCAGGGGGGTTAACCTCCGCCCTGATCCTGCCTGTCTGGAGCCGGAGGCCCACTTCTTCATTGCCCTCCCGGTCTGCAAGCTCCTGAATGGTAAGGCGGGTAAGGGGTTTAACAGTGAGGGTTGAATTGCCTATAGCCAGAATGGCGGTGCTTTTAAAGCTTGTCGAAATGGCTGTGTCTTTTTGGAGTACCGCGCCTATAGAAGCAGGGGACCAGGCTGCCTGACCCGGGGCTTTTACTTCGACAGTGCCGCTCAGTTCCCTTATGACTGCCCCGGAATTTGCATTTTGCCCAAAGAGGGGAATTGCGAAAGCGCAAACAGCAAACAAAATTGCCAGCAGGGATTTTTGGAAAATTTTATAATTCATAAGCGCTCCTATAGCGAAAGGGTCAGAGAGAGGGATACCTGCCAGCGTAGGGGGGTATCATCTGCAAAGACCTGGCCTCGGGCGGGGATGAACGCCCCGCCTCCAAGAACGGCAGACACATCCGACAGGGGAACCCATACAAGGGAACCGTAGAGTTCCCCGCCCAAAAGATAGGCGGCAGGATCGACCGCATAGCTATCGGGGTACGGCTCCTGATCGGTTTTGAGGAACACGGTGCCCTGGACATCCAAGGAGAGGGATTCTATGAGGTGAACTGTATAATCGCCCTTTATGCGCATGAGGCTGGAAAAACGGGGGCTAAAAATCATGCCTTGCTTAATAAAGCTGATGGCGGTAAAGCTTCCTATAATATCGCTTACATGGCCAGAGGCCCAGCGGGCATCAAGGGAAACCCTCATGGGGAGCGCGGCAGGCAGCAGCCAGTCCGCGCCGAGAAGGCCCGCAAAATGGAAGCCCAAATCCCCGCCCCCAGGCTCTGCCAAACCAGCCGCTATGCCCGCGTAAAAATCAATGCCGTTTTTTGGAGCAAACACATATTTCGCAAGGCCGTATTGGGTATGGAGCCGCTGGTCAGAACCGGAACGGAAATCGTTCTGCCCCAGGAGGCCAAAGCTGAACGTGTTTTTTGGAGACAAAAGGCCGGGGAAATCCCAGTTCACAGAATAGACCAGGCGGCGGGGGGCAAAATAGTTTTCAGTATCAGCATAATCAACTTCATCAGCCGGAGTCATGATGATCTCGGCGTCTTTTTTGTAGAGCAGGCCGGTATAGAACACCCCAAGGCTCAGGCGGGAATTTCCAATCCCATAGGAAGCCCCGACACCGTCAAAAAGCCCTGCAGCCGCAATGCCCAGGGTATCGGCAAACCGTATCCTTCCTGCTTCAATATAAAGCTTGCTGACAGGGGCAAAGGAAAATTCAAAGCGCCCTATGGTCGGCACAACCGCGCCGAAGCTTTCAGGGTCGGCCGCCCATCCATCGGCATACTGCATCCTGATCCCTGCGGAAAGGTAGAGGGCAGCGGTCTCTCCCAGGTTTGCCTGAAGCCAAGGGGTGGCTGCGACATCCAGGGAAAAATCATCATTGTATTTTGGAATGGCATTCAAAGTCAGGCCGAAATCCGCAGAAAAAACTGGAGCCTGGACAATGCAGAGGAAAGCGGCGCAGAAGCCCAGGGTCTTAATTATTTTAGCCATTGGCTTCCCCTGTTTCGCCGAGGAAGTCCAGTACCCTGCCTACGACATAGAGGAAATAATCGCCTCCCACCTTCATTCCCGGATCGACCCTGCCCTGGATGAGCTTGCGGTAGAGGAGCTGCCTGTAAGCATAACGGGGGCCGGGAAAAAGGGTATACATGAGGCCGCCCTTAATCCCAAAAGCCTTCATGACGAGAAAGGAGATGCCCCCCAGATTGGCCTCGTCACTTGCTGCGGCGCCCTTGGGCAGCCAGCCCCGGGAAAGGGCTTCGTCAAAAGCCGCCTGGGCGCCGACATTATTGGGCAGAACTCCTGCCGCAGGAAGCACAAAACGCGCAGCATCACTGTAAGAAATTGCCTGATTTTCAAGCAAAGAGTCCATTTCTGCAGCTGTTTGGGCTGCCGGGCTTGCCAAGCCAAGCCAAAATGCCAGAATTCCCAACAATGGCCAAATCTTCTGAAACATAATCACCTTTTCGATCATTATATCTCAAATAGTGCAAAAACACAAGTTATTTTTTGGGTAGTTATTTTTTAGGCAAGCCGCTGTTTGCAGCAGGAACGCGGCCCGCGGACGCGGTACAGTCGGAACACCCGCAGCCGCAGCCTGCTTTACCCCGGCGCAGATTCCGTATCAGCCTGATGAGCACAAAAGCCAGGGCCGCAAAAACAATTGCCCCCACAATAATAGTCGATCCATTGGTGCTCAAAAATTCCTTCATAATAATCTCCTCCCTCATGACGCCCTTCGATTGTCACGCTTTTACCGCAAATTCGCATTCGGACTTGATGTGCCCATGGAGGGCGCGGTAGGCTTCGAATTTTTCTTTATAAATACCCTGATATGTCCAGTCAGGTTCGATAGTCTCTTTTATCTGCGACATGGAACAGGCAGCTTCCTCTATGCCCCCATACACCCCTTCGGCCGCCGCGCAGAGGATAGCCCCTCCCAGGGCGCCGGCCTCCTTGACCTTGAGAACGCTGACCGGTATGCCCAACAGGTCGGCTTTAATCCTGAGCCAGGGACGGCTTTTGCTGCCGCCCCCAACTGCTATGAGGTGCTTTATAAAAATCTTCTCTTCTCCAAGGACAGCGATATTGAGCGCTTGATCCAGCACAAGACCTTCGAGGATTGCCTGGTACATATCGTACTTGCTTGTGCCGTAATCCATGCCGATGAACGCAAGCCGGGCCGCTGAATCCATGTAGGGCGTGCCGCTCCCCATAAGGTAGGGCTGCACCATAATCTTCGAGGGCTTGGGCTGGACCTTCCCGTCGAAGGCCGCAGGGGTTTCGCCATTGGAAGCAAAATTATCCACGAACCACTGCACCAAAAGGCCGGAAGTCTGGTTATAGGCAAGGGCGCAGAATTTCCCCTTTTCCCACAGCGGCTCGGAAGGGATGCCCTTGTTGGCCGTGAAGGCTTCGGGCAGCATAGCGCCTATGATGGGGGTAATGCACTCGGCGGTGCCCATGGAGCAGACCGCATAGCCGTCCCGGAGGCCCGAGCCAATGGCGTTCACAGGCTGGTCGTGGCCCCCGATAATGACATGGACATTTTCCGGGATATTCCATTCCCTGCAAAGGCTTTGCCGGAGCGTGCCAAGAATGGTGCCCATGGGCTTCGTATCCCCAAAGTGGCTGCGTTCCAGGCCGAAGCGTGAAATCAATTCATCGCTCCAGGCGCAGGTACGCACATCGAAGAACATAGTGCGGCAGGCCGCGGAATAATCCACCGCGGAATTTTCGCAGAATTGAAGGGCGATAAACTCTTCTATAAAAAGGATGCGGTCTATCTTTTCGTAAATATCAGGACGCTCGAATTTAAGGTAGAGCACCTTGGAAAGGCTGTAGGAAGGCGACAAGGGAAGCCCGCAGATCCGGGCTATTTCTTCGGGGCTTGTTTTTTTCTCGGCTTCAAAATATTCCTTTTCGCCCCAGCGGTCCGTAAAGAGCATGGGATCGAAAATTGGCTTCCCCGATTTATCGACAGCCACAAAGGCTTCGCCGAAAGTGCTGATGCAGAGGGCTTTGATTTCCCTGCCAAATGCAGCAGCGGTCTCGGCGAAAACTTCCTTTGTCTTGCCCCACAATTCCCCTGCGGTGAGAAGCCGGGTCCCATCGGGGCTTACCTTGATGGCGTAATTGCGATAGGCCCCTGAGATCTGGTTCCCTTTTTCGTCAAAGACAATGGCCTTAACACCGGTAGTGCCTACGTCCAAACCGCAGAAATACATATTACCCCTTCAGCGCAGGCCGGGTTTTATTTTCTCCAAGCATATCAACAATCACTTCCCGCACCCTTTTGTAAACTGCTTCCTGGGCTTTGCCGATATCATTATTGCTGTTTTTTAGGCCGTTTTCATAGGCCTGCCTGATCTCTGTGCCCACATTGATTTTGGCAATCCCCGCCTTTATCCCCCGGCGTATATAATCAACCTGGATGCCGCTGCCCCCGTGAAGCACCAGGGGGAGCTTCACTGCCTTATAAATGGCTGCGATATGATCCACGTCGAGCCTGGCCTCGGGCTTCTTCTGGCCTCTGGTAGCCTCCGCAACAGCGCCGTGTATGTTGCCCACTGCCACGGACATCCAGTCGCAACGGGATTCCTTTGCGAACTGTA is drawn from Leadbettera azotonutricia ZAS-9 and contains these coding sequences:
- a CDS encoding FGGY-family carbohydrate kinase yields the protein MYFCGLDVGTTGVKAIVFDEKGNQISGAYRNYAIKVSPDGTRLLTAGELWGKTKEVFAETAAAFGREIKALCISTFGEAFVAVDKSGKPIFDPMLFTDRWGEKEYFEAEKKTSPEEIARICGLPLSPSYSLSKVLYLKFERPDIYEKIDRILFIEEFIALQFCENSAVDYSAACRTMFFDVRTCAWSDELISRFGLERSHFGDTKPMGTILGTLRQSLCREWNIPENVHVIIGGHDQPVNAIGSGLRDGYAVCSMGTAECITPIIGAMLPEAFTANKGIPSEPLWEKGKFCALAYNQTSGLLVQWFVDNFASNGETPAAFDGKVQPKPSKIMVQPYLMGSGTPYMDSAARLAFIGMDYGTSKYDMYQAILEGLVLDQALNIAVLGEEKIFIKHLIAVGGGSKSRPWLRIKADLLGIPVSVLKVKEAGALGGAILCAAAEGVYGGIEEAACSMSQIKETIEPDWTYQGIYKEKFEAYRALHGHIKSECEFAVKA
- a CDS encoding FecR family protein; translated protein: MNYKIFQKSLLAILFAVCAFAIPLFGQNANSGAVIRELSGTVEVKAPGQAAWSPASIGAVLQKDTAISTSFKSTAILAIGNSTLTVKPLTRLTIQELADREGNEEVGLRLQTGRIRAEVNPPAGGKTNFTIRSPSATASVRGTIINLDSFNVSVPEGTIIYLGADGIPAYVGNGQTSYVDSSGRTADPVETANSSLTPDLPIGIESNSSLPPSSGPGIFSNSIIGIGGGFFNPSGPGTGLGAIGGGWIKDSSGDANIRLEW
- a CDS encoding Gfo/Idh/MocA family protein; amino-acid sequence: MELRIGVIGTGAIGTEHIERIANKLSGAKVTVVTDVDKPRAEKAAAVCGARIEKDGTGVIASSDVDAVMVTNWGPAHAKSILGSIAAGKMVFCEKPMTTTGADAKKIVDAEIAKGKKFTQVGFMRRYDKGYLQMKEILSSGKTGKPLMIHCAHRNVAKGTEYNTPMSVNDTAIHEIDVLHWLVGDQYVSAQVLFPKQTSLTHKDLRDPQIMILTTESGILIEIEVFVNCQFGYDIKCEVVCERASVELPLASFPSVKQDAKYYTALETDWKYRFIDSYDVEIQDWINNASKGIVKGPSAWDGYLAAVTADALVKAQGSGKIESIATGPCPDFYSC
- a CDS encoding FeoB-associated Cys-rich membrane protein — translated: MKEFLSTNGSTIIVGAIVFAALAFVLIRLIRNLRRGKAGCGCGCSDCTASAGRVPAANSGLPKK